The following are encoded together in the Acidobacteriota bacterium genome:
- a CDS encoding glucose 1-dehydrogenase: MTTTATGTGAAPTFGGRTALVTGGGSGIGLAIARGLAWGGAMVALGGRRHDVVEAAAADLRALGLTSVAVAGDISSADGARRLVDEAVRELGGLDILVNCAGVYRAGPLADKDVAKPDPVDLVVDIDLKGVLFVTRAGIPHLRASGGGGAIINISSSLTQLPLADCSVYTAAKAGVDALTRNLAAELAADRIRVNAVLPGVVRTPIFETIMPPGEAAAFLEGFGNEVPLGRVGEPDDVARAVVFLCDPANDWITGALLAVDGGLSLGSG; this comes from the coding sequence ATGACGACAACGGCAACCGGAACAGGAGCCGCGCCGACGTTCGGGGGGCGCACGGCCCTCGTTACCGGCGGCGGCAGCGGCATCGGCCTGGCGATCGCACGAGGTCTCGCCTGGGGCGGAGCAATGGTCGCCCTCGGCGGACGACGGCACGACGTCGTCGAGGCGGCCGCCGCCGACCTGCGGGCGCTCGGTCTCACTTCTGTCGCCGTCGCCGGGGACATCTCCAGCGCCGACGGCGCCCGACGACTGGTGGACGAAGCGGTTCGCGAACTCGGCGGGCTCGACATCCTGGTCAACTGCGCAGGCGTCTACCGCGCCGGGCCGCTCGCCGACAAGGACGTGGCTAAGCCTGACCCCGTCGACCTGGTCGTCGACATCGACCTGAAGGGTGTGCTGTTCGTGACCCGGGCCGGGATCCCCCACCTCCGTGCAAGCGGTGGCGGCGGCGCGATCATCAACATCTCGTCATCGCTGACCCAATTGCCGCTTGCCGACTGCTCCGTCTATACGGCCGCGAAGGCCGGCGTCGACGCGTTGACCCGCAACCTCGCCGCCGAACTCGCGGCCGACCGGATCAGGGTCAACGCCGTGCTTCCCGGGGTTGTCCGCACCCCGATCTTCGAGACGATCATGCCGCCCGGCGAGGCCGCCGCCTTCCTCGAAGGCTTCGGCAACGAGGTGCCGCTGGGCCGCGTCGGCGAGCCGGATGATGTCGCGCGTGCTGTCGTCTTCCTCTGCGACCCGGCGAACGACTGGATCACGGGAGCCCTGCTCGCAGTCGACGGCGGGCTCAGCCTGGGTTCGGGATAA
- a CDS encoding tRNA uridine(34) 5-carboxymethylaminomethyl modification radical SAM/GNAT enzyme Elp3, with translation MAATIAPKRYSFEPEEHAAELGAIIGAIEKAPRFEAGDLENLLRRYPKDGRGFFSKSELIRGYRALRPGTNERMFVDRVRMKPVRTRSGVAPVTVLTKPYPCPGRCIFCPSDVRMPKSYLSSEPGAQRAAEHQFDPFRQTLSRLRSFHHTGHAVDKVELIVLGGTWSSYPEGYRIWFVLRCFEAMNRFSESLGPAAADPLARFEPEVDFRELEETVQGANARARTYNQVVSGWTAAHRGAEPQARRQVADWAELEAVQQENETAAARCVGLSLETRPDCLDRGEALFMRRLGATKVQIGVQSMDDDVLALNARGHDVDRSRRAVRLLRRMGFKIQAHWMPNLYGSTPAKDCEDFDRLFSDPDVRPDELKVYPCSLIESAELMAYHRRGDWRPYDRDELLDVLVHSLGATPRYCRLTRVIRDIPGTDIVTGNRTTNMRQVAEAEAGGRRVVCRDIRAREVGGRRVDPGELRLRRTDYEAASGREVFLEFVTDEDRIAGFLRLRLPGSAGMDATSLPELAGRAIIREVHVYGAVVGLGAREKGRSQHAGLGRRLIAEALGIAAGADFEQVAVISSVGTREYYRRLGFEGGELYQHRSARESLEASS, from the coding sequence ATGGCGGCGACAATAGCCCCGAAGCGCTACTCGTTCGAGCCTGAGGAGCACGCGGCGGAGCTCGGCGCGATCATCGGCGCCATCGAGAAGGCACCCCGGTTCGAGGCTGGCGACCTCGAGAACCTGCTGCGCCGCTACCCGAAGGACGGCAGGGGCTTCTTCTCGAAGAGCGAGTTGATCCGCGGGTACCGGGCGCTTCGTCCTGGGACCAACGAACGGATGTTCGTTGATCGCGTGCGGATGAAGCCCGTCCGCACGCGTAGCGGGGTCGCACCCGTGACGGTGTTGACCAAGCCGTACCCCTGCCCGGGTCGCTGCATCTTCTGTCCGAGCGACGTGCGGATGCCGAAGAGCTACCTGTCGTCCGAGCCCGGAGCGCAGCGGGCCGCGGAGCACCAGTTCGACCCCTTCCGGCAGACCCTGTCTCGCCTGCGTTCGTTCCACCATACGGGCCATGCCGTGGACAAGGTCGAGCTGATCGTGCTCGGCGGCACCTGGTCGAGCTACCCGGAGGGGTACCGGATCTGGTTCGTGCTGCGCTGTTTCGAGGCGATGAACCGCTTCTCCGAATCGCTCGGACCCGCGGCGGCGGATCCGCTCGCGCGTTTCGAACCCGAAGTCGACTTCCGGGAGCTCGAAGAAACCGTGCAAGGTGCGAATGCCCGCGCCCGCACCTACAACCAGGTCGTCTCCGGGTGGACTGCGGCACATCGTGGTGCCGAGCCGCAGGCCCGCAGGCAGGTCGCGGATTGGGCCGAACTCGAAGCGGTGCAGCAGGAGAACGAGACGGCGGCCGCTCGCTGCGTGGGTCTGTCGCTCGAAACCCGTCCCGACTGCCTCGACCGGGGCGAGGCGCTCTTCATGCGCCGGTTGGGTGCAACCAAGGTGCAGATCGGCGTCCAGAGCATGGACGACGACGTTCTGGCTCTGAACGCGCGGGGCCACGATGTGGACCGAAGCCGGCGGGCGGTGCGCCTACTGCGCCGGATGGGGTTCAAGATCCAGGCGCACTGGATGCCGAACCTCTACGGCTCGACGCCGGCGAAGGACTGCGAGGATTTCGATCGCCTGTTCTCTGACCCGGACGTGAGACCGGACGAGCTCAAGGTCTACCCCTGCTCCCTGATCGAGAGCGCCGAGCTGATGGCGTATCACCGTCGTGGCGACTGGCGGCCCTACGATCGCGATGAACTGCTCGACGTACTCGTCCACAGCCTGGGCGCGACTCCGCGCTACTGCCGGCTCACGCGGGTGATCCGGGACATCCCGGGGACCGACATCGTCACCGGAAACAGAACGACGAACATGCGCCAGGTGGCCGAAGCCGAGGCGGGCGGGCGCCGCGTCGTCTGTCGGGATATCCGGGCCCGCGAGGTCGGCGGACGGCGGGTCGATCCGGGCGAGCTCCGCTTGCGGAGGACGGACTACGAGGCGGCTTCTGGCCGAGAGGTCTTTCTCGAGTTCGTGACGGACGAGGACCGGATCGCGGGGTTCCTGCGGCTTCGCCTGCCCGGGTCGGCCGGCATGGACGCAACCTCGCTCCCGGAGCTGGCAGGCAGGGCGATCATCCGCGAAGTTCACGTCTACGGAGCGGTCGTCGGCCTGGGCGCGCGGGAGAAGGGCCGGTCGCAGCACGCTGGTCTCGGCCGGCGTCTGATCGCCGAGGCCCTGGGCATCGCGGCCGGCGCCGACTTCGAGCAGGTGGCCGTCATCTCCTCGGTCGGCACCCGTGAGTACTACCGCCGGCTCGGCTTCGAGGGCGGGGAGCTGTACCAGCACCGGTCGGCGCGGGAGTCGCTGGAGGCGTCCTCGTGA
- the pncB gene encoding nicotinate phosphoribosyltransferase has translation MSALTTDLYQLTMAQGYWQHGRHLDRASFYMSMRRTPFGGGFAIAAGLEQIVSFLDGLRFEPEDIDYLRSLKGGDSRPLFASEFLDALPALDLSVSLAAVPEGTAVFAREPLLRVEAPLLVGQLIETPILNIINFQTLVATKAARLCHIAAPGQPVLEFGLRRAQGFDGALSACRAAYVGGCTATSNVQAGQRFGIPVRGTHAHSWVQAFDSEPEAFGAFAETMPNNCVLLVDTYDVDRGIENAIAIGRELERRGQRLLGIRLDSGDLLQQSRSARRRLNEAGLEDVAIVVSDNLDEKRIMELRQAGAAIDTWGVGTSLVTAAGGGALGGVYKLSAIRRAGEERWRPVFKLGAGVGKASLPGRLQVRRYRAPGGVLERDVIYTGDARTEPGTEPAPAGGRDLLTPVLDRGRLLNPLPTLEACREVVGREVAGLPVGLLDLDCQAQPPVEVAPELLELCDELAAEHRVSERSE, from the coding sequence GTGAGCGCTCTGACCACCGACCTCTACCAGTTGACGATGGCCCAGGGCTACTGGCAGCACGGCCGTCACCTGGACCGGGCCAGCTTCTACATGTCGATGCGACGGACCCCGTTCGGAGGTGGCTTCGCCATCGCGGCGGGCCTGGAGCAGATCGTGTCCTTTCTCGACGGGCTGCGCTTCGAGCCAGAGGACATCGACTACCTGCGGAGTCTCAAGGGCGGTGACAGCAGGCCGCTGTTTGCCTCCGAGTTCCTCGACGCCCTGCCGGCGCTCGACCTGTCCGTCTCGCTCGCCGCGGTGCCGGAGGGCACCGCGGTCTTCGCGCGTGAGCCGCTGCTGCGGGTGGAGGCGCCCCTGCTGGTCGGCCAACTGATCGAGACGCCGATCCTCAACATCATCAACTTCCAGACCCTGGTGGCGACCAAGGCGGCGCGGCTCTGCCACATCGCTGCTCCCGGTCAGCCGGTGCTGGAGTTCGGTCTGCGGCGGGCGCAGGGCTTCGACGGCGCGCTCAGCGCCTGCCGTGCCGCCTACGTCGGCGGCTGCACCGCGACCTCGAACGTGCAGGCGGGCCAGCGCTTCGGCATTCCGGTGCGCGGCACCCATGCCCACAGTTGGGTGCAGGCGTTCGACTCGGAGCCCGAGGCCTTCGGCGCCTTCGCCGAGACGATGCCGAACAACTGCGTGCTGCTCGTCGACACCTACGATGTCGACCGGGGAATCGAGAACGCGATCGCGATCGGACGGGAACTCGAACGGCGGGGCCAGCGGCTGCTCGGCATCCGTCTCGATTCGGGCGACCTGCTGCAGCAGAGCCGCAGCGCGCGCCGCCGACTGAACGAGGCGGGGCTCGAGGACGTGGCGATCGTGGTCAGCGACAACCTGGACGAGAAGCGGATCATGGAGTTGCGGCAAGCCGGGGCCGCGATCGACACCTGGGGGGTCGGCACATCCCTGGTCACGGCTGCCGGGGGCGGCGCGCTGGGGGGCGTGTACAAGCTGTCGGCGATCCGGCGCGCCGGCGAAGAGCGATGGCGGCCGGTGTTCAAGCTCGGCGCCGGCGTCGGCAAGGCTTCCCTGCCGGGCCGGTTGCAGGTGCGCCGGTACCGCGCTCCCGGCGGTGTGCTGGAGCGCGACGTGATCTACACGGGGGACGCCAGGACCGAACCGGGTACGGAGCCCGCTCCGGCCGGCGGCCGCGACCTGCTGACGCCGGTCCTCGACCGGGGGCGGCTGCTGAATCCGCTGCCCACGCTCGAGGCCTGCCGCGAGGTCGTCGGCCGGGAAGTGGCTGGCTTGCCCGTCGGTCTGCTCGACCTCGACTGCCAGGCACAGCCGCCGGTGGAGGTCGCGCCGGAGCTGCTTGAGCTGTGTGACGAACTGGCCGCGGAGCATCGGGTTTCCGAGCGTTCGGAATGA
- a CDS encoding NAD(+) synthase, with translation MAASDTGGAVRRFDDLYEHGFARVAVCLPRVEIGDPAANLERTLALARRADEFDAVAAVFPELNLSGYSLDDLFHQSAVLDGSKAALLELAEASRDFRTALIVGLPLLVDGAVFNVAAVVCTGRIAGIVPKTYLPNYREYYEKRYFAAAESRRSEVVSLGGEDAPFGEDLLFDVGPVPGFRFHVEICEDLWSPLPPSTHGALAGASVLFNLSASNVTIGKADYRRLLCASQSGRSVAAYVYAGAGAGESTTDLAWDSHGLIYENGERLAESERFSQEAQLVRADIDLERLAQERLRMSTFRDAARRESAAGRFRRVGVAVERPAAAVALEREIPRFPYVPADSGERDERCAEAFDIQVAGLVQRLRATGIEKVVIGVSGGLDSSHALIVCVRAVDRLGLPRANILAYTLPGFGTSSRTYENAKRLMAALGVTASEIDIRPASERMLESIDHPYSRGERGALVYDATFENVQAGERTSHLFRLANLNRGLVIGTGDLSELALGWCTYGVGDQMAHYSVNSSVPKTLIQHLIRWEVERGEFGAEASETLQSIVATEISPELVPAAEGPEADNKDDRADHPLEGEPAQSTEAVIGPFELQDFHLYYLSRYGYRPSRVAFLAHHAWGDRKRGAWLDTMPESDRREYTLAEIRHWLEVFLVRFFGTSQFKRSALPNGPKVGSGGSLSPRGDWRAPSDGGPAVWVEELRRNIP, from the coding sequence ATGGCCGCTTCGGATACTGGCGGTGCGGTGCGCCGCTTCGACGACCTGTACGAGCACGGCTTCGCGCGTGTGGCCGTGTGCCTGCCGCGGGTGGAGATCGGCGATCCGGCGGCGAACCTGGAGCGCACGCTCGCCCTGGCGCGTCGCGCGGACGAGTTCGATGCCGTGGCGGCGGTCTTCCCCGAACTGAACCTGAGCGGCTATTCCCTGGACGACCTGTTTCACCAGTCGGCGGTGCTGGACGGCTCGAAGGCGGCGCTCCTCGAACTGGCGGAAGCGTCACGGGACTTCCGGACCGCACTGATCGTCGGACTGCCGCTGCTTGTCGACGGCGCCGTCTTCAACGTCGCGGCGGTCGTGTGCACGGGGAGGATCGCCGGGATCGTGCCGAAGACCTACCTGCCGAACTACCGCGAGTACTACGAGAAGCGCTACTTCGCGGCCGCCGAATCGCGCCGCTCCGAGGTCGTCTCCCTGGGCGGCGAAGACGCGCCTTTCGGCGAAGACCTCCTGTTCGACGTGGGCCCCGTACCCGGTTTCCGCTTCCACGTCGAGATCTGCGAGGACCTGTGGTCGCCGCTACCGCCGAGCACGCACGGCGCGCTGGCCGGGGCGTCGGTGCTGTTCAATCTGTCGGCGAGCAACGTGACGATCGGCAAGGCCGACTACCGGCGGCTGCTGTGCGCGTCGCAGTCCGGACGGTCGGTGGCGGCCTACGTCTACGCCGGCGCCGGCGCCGGCGAGTCGACCACCGACCTGGCCTGGGACAGCCATGGCCTGATCTACGAGAACGGGGAGCGGCTGGCGGAGTCGGAGCGCTTCAGCCAGGAGGCGCAGCTCGTGCGTGCCGACATCGATCTCGAGCGTCTGGCGCAGGAACGTCTGCGGATGTCGACGTTCCGGGACGCGGCGCGCCGGGAGTCGGCTGCCGGGCGGTTCCGCCGGGTCGGCGTCGCGGTGGAGCGTCCGGCCGCCGCGGTGGCACTCGAGCGGGAGATCCCGCGCTTTCCGTACGTACCGGCGGACAGCGGTGAGCGGGACGAGCGCTGCGCCGAGGCGTTCGACATCCAGGTCGCGGGCCTGGTCCAGCGCCTGCGCGCGACCGGCATCGAGAAGGTCGTGATCGGCGTCTCGGGCGGGCTCGATTCCAGCCACGCGCTGATCGTCTGCGTGCGCGCCGTTGACAGACTCGGTCTGCCGCGGGCGAACATCCTCGCCTACACGCTGCCCGGCTTCGGCACGTCCTCACGTACCTACGAGAACGCGAAGCGTTTGATGGCGGCGCTCGGCGTCACCGCGTCGGAGATCGACATCCGGCCGGCCAGCGAGCGGATGCTGGAATCGATCGATCACCCCTACAGCCGGGGCGAGCGAGGTGCTTTGGTCTACGACGCCACTTTCGAGAACGTCCAGGCCGGTGAACGCACGTCTCATCTGTTCCGGCTGGCCAATCTGAACCGGGGCCTCGTCATCGGTACGGGGGATCTCTCCGAGCTGGCGCTGGGCTGGTGTACGTACGGCGTCGGCGACCAGATGGCCCACTACAGCGTGAACTCGTCGGTGCCCAAGACCCTGATCCAGCACCTGATCCGTTGGGAGGTCGAGCGCGGCGAGTTCGGCGCCGAGGCCAGTGAGACCCTGCAGTCGATCGTCGCCACGGAGATTTCACCGGAGCTGGTGCCGGCGGCGGAGGGACCGGAGGCGGACAACAAAGATGATCGTGCCGATCATCCGCTTGAAGGGGAGCCCGCCCAGTCGACCGAGGCGGTCATCGGTCCCTTCGAGCTCCAGGACTTCCACCTCTACTACCTGAGCCGGTACGGCTACCGGCCGAGCCGCGTCGCCTTTCTCGCTCACCACGCCTGGGGCGACCGGAAGCGCGGCGCCTGGCTCGACACGATGCCCGAGAGCGACCGGCGCGAGTACACGCTCGCCGAGATCAGGCACTGGCTCGAGGTGTTCCTGGTGCGGTTCTTCGGCACCAGCCAGTTCAAGCGGTCGGCGTTGCCTAACGGACCCAAGGTGGGGTCGGGCGGGTCGTTGTCGCCGCGAGGGGACTGGCGGGCGCCTTCGGACGGCGGACCGGCGGTGTGGGTCGAGGAACTGCGGCGAAACATCCCGTGA
- a CDS encoding nicotinamidase has product MALLPLPAGTGPNSDPYRSGEWSYNPDPNQVAIAAAEWRSRHNLTPATGDEARRVLLLVDEQRDFCLREGALYVGGRSGRGAIEDTDRVVRFIYRNLGNLTEIASSLDSHTPQQIFFSSFWVDGSGRQLDGYREVLASEVEAGSAVPNPALAGWFGDGTAEWLRRQTLDYCRRLEATGKYRLYLWPPHCFLGSEGHGLVGAVQEARLFFGYARGAETPILIKGTNPLTEYYSVLAPEVLVRHDGEELDRRNQALIDWLLGADAVIVAGQAASHCVRYTVDDLLAEMRSRYLPASRLHVLADCMSAVTVPDEAHPGEFLADFTPEVEAALQGWQEAGVHIASSGDDASDWG; this is encoded by the coding sequence ATGGCGCTTCTACCCTTGCCAGCCGGCACCGGTCCGAACAGCGATCCCTACCGCAGCGGCGAATGGTCATACAACCCCGACCCGAACCAGGTCGCGATCGCGGCCGCCGAATGGCGTAGCCGCCACAACCTCACTCCCGCGACGGGCGACGAAGCCCGCCGCGTCCTCCTGCTGGTCGACGAGCAGCGGGACTTCTGCCTGCGCGAGGGCGCGCTCTACGTCGGCGGCCGTTCGGGCCGCGGCGCGATCGAGGACACCGACCGCGTCGTCCGCTTCATTTACCGCAACCTCGGCAACTTGACCGAGATCGCCTCCAGCCTCGACAGCCACACACCGCAGCAGATCTTCTTCTCTTCGTTCTGGGTCGACGGCTCGGGCAGGCAGCTCGACGGCTACCGCGAAGTACTGGCATCGGAGGTCGAAGCCGGCTCGGCGGTGCCCAATCCTGCTCTGGCTGGCTGGTTCGGGGACGGCACCGCGGAGTGGCTGAGGCGCCAGACCCTGGACTACTGCCGCCGACTCGAGGCGACCGGGAAGTACCGCCTCTACCTGTGGCCGCCGCACTGCTTCCTCGGCAGCGAGGGCCACGGCCTGGTCGGCGCCGTGCAGGAAGCGCGACTGTTCTTCGGCTACGCGCGCGGCGCCGAGACGCCGATCCTGATCAAGGGCACGAACCCTCTCACCGAGTACTACTCCGTGCTCGCGCCCGAAGTGCTGGTCCGACACGATGGTGAGGAACTCGATCGCCGCAATCAGGCGCTGATCGACTGGCTGCTCGGCGCCGACGCCGTGATCGTCGCCGGTCAGGCCGCGAGCCACTGCGTCCGCTACACGGTCGACGATCTGCTGGCCGAGATGCGGTCCCGATACTTGCCCGCCAGCCGGCTGCACGTGCTGGCCGACTGCATGTCCGCGGTCACCGTGCCCGATGAGGCCCACCCAGGCGAGTTTCTCGCCGACTTCACGCCCGAGGTCGAAGCGGCGTTGCAGGGCTGGCAGGAAGCCGGCGTCCACATCGCGAGTTCCGGGGACGACGCCTCGGACTGGGGATGA
- a CDS encoding enoyl-CoA hydratase-related protein yields the protein MSYEFLQVEKNDHVWEVTLNRPERMNAIHPPTSQELDSVFNDFAADDDAWVAILTGAGDRAFSAGNDLKYQAEHGSKVVRAGMKGVRGGFGGITARFDLHKPMIAAVNGFALGGGFELVLACDIIIASEKATFGLPEPRVGLMAGALGVHRLPRQIPYHQAMGMLLTGRHITPQEAKELGIVNEVCAHEELLDRARAWAAQILECAPLSVRASKEAANKGLGMALEQAAGSIFPWTAQMNQSEDLVEGPKAFAEKRPPNWKGR from the coding sequence GTGAGCTACGAGTTTCTCCAGGTCGAGAAGAACGATCACGTCTGGGAAGTGACCCTCAACCGGCCGGAACGCATGAACGCGATCCACCCGCCGACGAGCCAGGAGCTCGACTCGGTGTTCAACGACTTCGCGGCCGACGACGACGCCTGGGTGGCGATCCTCACCGGCGCCGGCGACCGCGCGTTCTCGGCCGGTAACGACCTGAAGTACCAGGCCGAGCACGGCAGCAAGGTCGTGCGGGCCGGGATGAAGGGCGTGCGCGGCGGTTTCGGCGGCATCACGGCCCGCTTCGACCTGCACAAGCCGATGATCGCGGCCGTCAACGGCTTCGCCCTCGGCGGCGGCTTCGAGCTGGTGCTCGCCTGCGACATCATCATCGCCTCCGAGAAGGCGACCTTCGGCCTGCCCGAGCCCCGGGTCGGCCTGATGGCCGGCGCGCTGGGCGTTCACCGGCTGCCGCGGCAGATTCCCTACCACCAGGCGATGGGCATGCTGCTGACAGGCCGCCACATCACGCCCCAGGAGGCGAAGGAACTCGGAATCGTCAACGAGGTCTGTGCCCACGAGGAGCTGCTCGACAGGGCCCGGGCCTGGGCGGCGCAGATCCTGGAGTGCGCGCCGCTGTCGGTGCGCGCCAGCAAGGAAGCGGCGAACAAGGGCCTCGGCATGGCGCTCGAGCAGGCGGCGGGTTCGATCTTCCCGTGGACGGCGCAGATGAACCAGTCGGAGGACCTGGTCGAGGGTCCGAAGGCGTTTGCCGAGAAGCGGCCGCCGAACTGGAAGGGCCGGTAG
- a CDS encoding SDR family NAD(P)-dependent oxidoreductase codes for MEIESKVAVVTGSSSGVGEATAELLASLGASVVVNYYSGAEAAERIVGSIQEGGGKAIAVQADMRKDADCRGLMESAVDAFGALHILVNNAGMTHFIAHDDLEGVTDEVWDDILGANLRGVFNCTRAAAPHMKAAGEGAVVNVASIAGIGGGGSSIPYAASKAAVIVMTKSLARVLGPEIRVNTIAPGFIEGRWLRGGLGDENYDKAQQHVSAGSPLRGVATPETCADAILALIERNVFVTGHTVTVDGGWSL; via the coding sequence GTGGAGATCGAAAGCAAGGTCGCCGTCGTTACCGGCTCGTCCTCCGGGGTCGGCGAGGCGACCGCCGAACTGCTGGCGAGCCTGGGCGCGTCGGTGGTCGTCAACTACTACAGCGGCGCCGAAGCCGCGGAGCGGATCGTCGGCAGCATTCAGGAGGGTGGCGGTAAGGCGATCGCGGTTCAGGCCGACATGCGCAAGGACGCCGACTGCCGCGGGCTCATGGAATCCGCGGTGGATGCCTTCGGCGCGCTCCACATCCTCGTCAACAACGCGGGGATGACTCACTTCATCGCCCACGACGACCTCGAAGGCGTCACCGACGAGGTCTGGGACGACATCCTCGGCGCCAACCTGCGTGGCGTGTTCAACTGCACGCGCGCGGCCGCGCCGCACATGAAGGCGGCGGGCGAGGGGGCGGTGGTCAACGTCGCCTCGATCGCCGGAATCGGCGGCGGCGGCAGCAGCATCCCCTATGCGGCGTCGAAGGCCGCGGTCATCGTGATGACGAAGTCGCTGGCGCGTGTGCTCGGCCCGGAGATCCGGGTCAACACGATCGCCCCCGGCTTCATCGAGGGGCGCTGGCTGCGCGGCGGGCTCGGCGACGAGAACTACGACAAGGCCCAGCAGCATGTGAGCGCGGGGTCGCCGCTCAGGGGCGTGGCGACTCCCGAGACCTGCGCCGACGCGATCCTCGCCCTGATCGAGCGCAACGTGTTCGTCACCGGCCATACGGTGACGGTCGACGGCGGCTGGAGCCTCTAG
- the menC gene encoding o-succinylbenzoate synthase, translated as MSLQIDSITLREIRLPLVEPFRISSGVTTTRRILLLELVDRDGASTWSECVAGDFPNYSPESIDTATLAIREWLAPRVLARRFETPQEVSAALSEDLRGHEMAQAAIEMGAWALAATKAGQSLSSRLGGTRQRIGTGISIGIQSSPAELTDKAEKALGEGYRKIKLKIKPGQDLDYLHAVRERLGPDAPLMADANNAYTLADADHLVQLDDLDLVMVEQPLAWDDVARHAELQRRMRTPICLDESITNIARAEDMIRLRAGRIINIKPGRVAGFTASKAIHDLCESNDIPVWCGGMLESGIGRAYNVALASLPNFTIPGDVSPSNRYWARDIVSPEWTMDGDGWVDVPDRPGLGVEVDRDRIEALTVQRETLRVD; from the coding sequence ATGAGCCTTCAGATCGACTCGATCACGCTGCGCGAGATCCGGCTGCCCCTGGTCGAGCCCTTCCGCATCTCGTCCGGCGTCACGACGACCCGGCGCATCCTGCTGCTGGAGCTGGTCGACCGCGACGGCGCCTCGACCTGGTCCGAGTGCGTGGCCGGCGACTTCCCCAACTACTCGCCCGAGAGCATCGACACGGCGACCCTGGCGATCCGCGAGTGGCTCGCGCCGCGCGTACTCGCCCGGCGCTTCGAGACGCCTCAGGAAGTCTCGGCCGCCCTGTCCGAGGATCTCCGCGGCCACGAGATGGCCCAGGCCGCGATCGAGATGGGGGCCTGGGCCCTTGCGGCAACGAAGGCGGGCCAGAGTCTGTCGTCGCGGCTCGGCGGCACCCGGCAGCGAATCGGCACCGGCATCTCGATCGGCATCCAGAGCTCGCCCGCTGAACTCACCGACAAGGCCGAGAAGGCGCTGGGCGAGGGCTACCGGAAGATCAAGCTGAAGATCAAGCCCGGCCAGGATCTCGACTACCTGCACGCCGTCCGCGAGCGTCTCGGCCCGGACGCGCCGCTGATGGCCGACGCGAACAACGCCTACACGCTCGCCGACGCGGACCACCTCGTCCAGCTCGACGATCTCGACCTGGTGATGGTCGAACAGCCCCTGGCCTGGGACGACGTCGCCCGCCACGCCGAGCTCCAGAGACGCATGCGGACCCCGATCTGCCTCGACGAGTCGATCACGAACATCGCCCGCGCCGAGGACATGATCCGGCTCCGAGCCGGCCGGATCATCAACATCAAGCCGGGCCGCGTCGCCGGGTTCACGGCCTCGAAGGCCATCCACGACCTCTGCGAGTCAAACGACATTCCGGTCTGGTGCGGCGGCATGCTGGAGAGCGGCATCGGCCGCGCCTACAACGTCGCCCTGGCCTCGCTGCCGAACTTCACGATCCCGGGCGACGTGAGCCCCAGCAACCGCTACTGGGCGCGCGACATCGTGTCGCCGGAGTGGACGATGGACGGCGACGGCTGGGTCGACGTGCCGGACCGCCCCGGCCTGGGCGTCGAAGTCGACCGCGACCGGATCGAGGCGCTGACGGTGCAGCGGGAAACGCTGCGAGTCGACTAG